The DNA region GAAAAAACCAACGAAATGAATCTTCCatttaacataaattatacAGGAAAGAATTTGTTTGATGCTGTAATCTCATTTATTTCGGAAAATTAGAAGGTCTTCCACATCACAGGGACCttgcacgatttttttaaactaacagtgtacatatatatattatagtatcaagggtatgaactcggcagtCGAggaaaacggacctattttttaaaaccatgattattttaataaatgggttatatacagtattgacggatatcttaccttaaaagaaataatttatctttccattgagtgcttgatgaacaaaattggccaagtattgaagaagttatggcttgatgaatcgagaaatttacgaaaaatatgctaggtagacatttccctgtccggtcgaaatgtcgtctcggctctaatgggcacctcaaaaaccaagccaaaaccacaaaatctacgcttgtggtggtagacagtacccataactgtgttcatccacaacctcctttggaggtgtcatgacccgtactttgtagaaactacatttaaacatcgtgtagctcacttactttaaccgtcaccgccatgttcatttgtttttcggaacgcttctcgagtttacttataagcacaacattacataatttgcataatgtagtcaagatatgtaaagtcgagaagcgttccgaaaaacaaatgaacatggcggtgacggttaaagtaagtgagctacacgatgtttaaatggagtttctacaaagtacgggtcatgacacctccaaaggagattgtggatgaacacagttatgggtactgtttaccaccacaagcgtagattttgtgattttggcttggtttttgaggtgcccattagagccgagacgacatttcgaccggacagggaaatgtcttcctagcatatttttcgtaaatttcccgattcatcaagccataacttcgtcaatacttggccaattttgttcatcaagcactcaatggaaagataaattatttctctttaaggtaagatatccgtcaatgttgtatataacccatttattaaaataatcatggttttaaaaaaataggtccgtttttctcgaccgacgagttcatacccttgatactataatatatatatgtacactgttagttttaaaaaatcgtgccaggtccctgtgttccACATCAAAGTAATTTGTATTAAGCAAAGAAAGCAATCTACCTTTTCTACATTCGATAGATTTTATCTTATTTAAGTTTTTTGGGTCAAACATCGAAGATATACACTGTAAATATGCATATGGTGTGATTTCGTGTCTCTGTTTTACCTGTCTTAGAGTCCGTCACCATAGCAGGAATAATTGTATGGTACGGCCGTTTGTTTGGGGCGATCACATTTGGATGTGAAGGCTCCAATGAAAATCCGCTACCTCTGTTCTGAAATACCAACAGGcattcaaatgaaatgaaaacgtTACGAGAAAAATACTTATCATCTTCGTATCCTTATTATGAGACATGATGCGTTCAAATTCAGAAAGGGTGAAGCTATCATTTGAGAGTTAGTTAATTAAATATATCTAGCCTGATAATAGTCCCATCTAAGTAATAGAAATAAGATGGATTCTAAATTTCCCTATACCTTTTTAAAATACCTGTAAAATGTGCTGTGTCATTCATTTTCTAAGTCGAATGACCTTTAACCGCGAACTGTTCAGGACAACAAGGTGGATGTTAGCAGAGGGTCTCAAAAACCACATACCTGTAAGGTAAATCCACAACCCTCAGGGACAATCGCCGATCCGAACCCCATGAAGTTACTGTTGATGAAGGAGCATGAGTTGCCTTGCGAGTCTGCAGTAGTGAAATATACCGTATCGGGACCAATGTTCAGGTTACCTTTTGACACGTTCTTCATTGCACTGAAATCATATTTATGATGACCGAGTGAAGGCGTGCATATTTGACACGTTCATTGACGTTTtagaattgatattttatttgtttaatcatgtactttgaAAGATTCATTGCATTAAATAGACTGTAACACACATATTTATATGAGTAATCATATGGAATTAACTTCTTTCCTTTACTGTGATCGCTTGTAgaacaattttattttcgttAAAAGTCAATCTGAATACGACACCGGTGAAAATTCGAATCCGTTACAAGAAAGATGGAGCAACATTTTACCTTGTAATACCATCTACAATATATTCGAAGCGTGTAGGTGCAGTCATAATATATAGTAAGTTTTTGTTGACAAATGACACTGCTGTATTTGCTTTGAACAGCCTGTGTCACTATCGTGCGAACTTAGTGACACTATCGGATATTGAAAATGGCAGACTTCGACaagatatattttctatttgaaataaaaatcatgaatgaagaattaattaattaaacagattgcaatttgaaaaaaaatcctagcttaatattgtatatatattgtatgttcgtCGTTTCTATTCCAAATAAAGCAAAACCAgaatattaattacattttgtattttgaattgaAAACATTTGTACATGACACTTTCACCGTTGAGCATATCTAAACAAGACCATCTGAAGTGATTCAATtacatttgtttaaataaatgtacCTAGAGAACTATTGTGTATTGACACACCATGGCATTATTATCTGTACCTGTTATTCTGTATGAGTTGTCTCCTCTTGGTTGCGTACTCTTTCGATAGTAAGGTAGAAAGAGGTATGTCCACTTTGGACGGATCAGCACAGTACCACGTGGTATCAGCGAAACCAAGTTTTAGTGCTTCGATGACTAGGTGAAGATATTCCGCTGAATTAGCTTCTAGTTCTGAACATGAAaagaatatttacaaaaaagaTCACTAGGAAAATATTTGCTTACGAAAACATTAGTGAAAGGGTCGTCAAAATACTTTGATACAATTAAAACACAGTAGAGATCCAATCGGAAAACCGTGTTGGACGTAAAAAAAAGGTACAGTgtaaaatggaatatttcagTTTCATTTAATAAGTTTTATGATATACCAATTTCACAACAACACGATAATCATCACTTTGAGAAAGATACAGCATATGACAAGGACCCATAATATAGGTATATCATGTGGCAAAGAAATTTCAAAAGTCAAGAATTCTcaggaaaaaaattaaatgaaaaaaattacgTCAGTGGTACCATGTGTCATCAGTCTAATAAATTAGTGTCAATTATTAGTGTTATGTAGACGTGACAGTTATCCACGAGGTTATCGACACCCCAGCCACCTGTTTTACAAGATAATTAATTGTACATGCGTCACGAAAGATTGCAATTAACACAGATGGTTTCATATGTCATAAGTCAATAGCCAGGTACGTATAATGTTGGTAATAACAAAGTGATAACCAATTTTCAACATGTTTTCAATACCTATAAATTTCTTACATTGAAGGAACTTACTTTTAAGGTCATAAGCCTCCAGGACATTCAGTGCTATCAACGCAGCCATTCCATGACCATTTGGAGGTATCTCCCATACACGATATCCCCGATAGTCTGTGCTGATTGGATCTTCGTATGTCGTTACGTGACTTTTTAAATCGTCCATTGTCATCACGCCGCCAAATGTCTCGACCGCATCAACGATAGCCTTCGCTATCCTCCCCTCGTAAAACCCTTTCTTACCCAGTCTCCCTAGTTCCTGTTGAATTAATATTACAAGGTTTTAGTAAATCTAATGACATAGCAACTGACATCACTGTATCGAAGACAGCATAATGACTAACCTTGTACAATGGAACTCTGTTAACTCAATGGGACAGCGGCAAAACTGCGAGTTATCCGAGTTTTCGTATTAAGTTAGTTATCAAGTACATGTGCAAGTGTATGTTCGAGTAACGATGACAATGAAGTGGGTTTTACAAATAGTATTTCTCATCAGTTTCTCATCAGTTCAACATCATTGGGAAGCCAAAAAAGGCTTGTACAGATATAtagtgatatttacaataatgggaaaatattgcaataatggtaaaatattgtattttaatatataagttaTTAGAAGCAAGTCAACTATGCAAAAAACGAActtatttacagtataatataTTAAGTATGGTGATAACGATAATGAGTGTCCTGTTTTGTGTTAACTTTATGCTTCAGTGAGCGTTGGTCAAAGACCGGCACCCTGCAGCGTGAAATCGGTGTAACGAAGTTCACAAAGGAATATTGACTTCGTGTTTAAGAATGGAAACACCTAgccaatatgttttatattgaacgtcacgtgaccatgtattagccaatgcTATAGCTGAAAATCATAGCATATCTCATATAAGCTGATATTAAGAATATGGTATATCCTTGGAGCCTACCCTGAATGTCTGTGCGAGGTGTGGAAGACGAATCACTTGACCGTATACCGGAGCTTTGCCTTCAATAAGTAAATCGCCGCCATGCTTGTTTTTTGGAGTGAGTAGCGTAGGGGCACCtacaatattaaataataatagatAAAAATCCGTGACATGTATTTTACGTTTTTAAAGCATGTAAAGTTACAGGTATGACAATCATTTGACATACGCAATAATGTATCAGCCAATTTTTAATggttatttcaaaatatgagTTAAGAATATCAACAACAGACAAATGGATTATTTTACATGAGATAAAAtagtaatatactgtatatttgcAAAAGCTCGAATAAACATGTCTTTCATCTTTTCATTATACCATAAACATACCTATTATGGCGCTAtaatatttaacacaaaacCAATTATGaacataaattatttacataatgataagCTCGCGTAAACACAATCGCAACTATAAAAAACaccatacatacattgtaagaTCCAAAAAGCACAACAATATTTTACCCTTTCATTTCAGCTTCGAAAGCGCCAAAATAAACTTACCTTTAAACTATATGTACTTTTAAAGTAAcaagcatttaaaaaaaatcattcttttTGTCCTCTTTGACTCTACACTTATGACATTTCATAATGGAATGGTCAAGTCTTTGCTTTAAAAGAGCCTAAAGTGTCTACAGAGGTGAATGACTTAgcagttttgttttttaattcagGTTTCTCTTCTGTCACGAGGATTGTCTCTCCAATTTATTATTCTCATTAGCAGGTAACAATTTGACCTACAATGTACATCTATCTTGGCTCCACAACAAGGCATAGACGATAATGATAAAGCTACAGCAAGGACATACTGTATCTTTGTCAATATATTTGTCACCATGATAAAGTAAAAAGCGACTGTCACGCTATTGTACCCACATTGGATGTGATCTGTCGTCTGCTGACAACTATGATCGGAATAGCTCTATCATCCGAAGATGAAATGCCGTCTCAAAAGCAATACGAGGCATTATCAGAGAACAGACGGATCGTGACAAAGAGTCGCGACCGCGACCGCTAAGGGAGTGTCTATGGACAAGGAACTGGACGTGGGAGCAGCCCCATTAGGAATAGCCAAATATTTCGAGACATCGAGCTCTATTACGGTTTCGTATTCAGCGTTTTTATTTTATCGAGACCACAAGGTTTGAAGATTCACTGGTAATGAGTTAAAGATAGTCTAATTATTTTTGAACAATCCTAATAACTTAACCATTGAATTCGCTTGCTATTCAGTAATATTGCCCGTGTAATATTCTGCATATGTTACAGAGTGTAATTTGACCAGAAGCGATCTCCATTTGCTGAAATTCCTTGTGATTGGAGTACACAGGAATCCGAATTAGATAAGGGTCGGTTTAATGAGTAATACTGTATAAATAATCTTTATCGTCTATGATATATCTCTCAATGGACTATGAATGAAGAACAGCGAACACGGACGTGACAAGTGATGATACACACTAacagactaatagaatcttaacAGGGATaactcaacccgagtgaaagattttggccggtcaacccgaggcttgccgagggttgacagCAAAATTCTTTCACGAGGGTGTATATCATCGCTGATCACGTCCTTGTTCGCTGTTCTTCATTCATAGTCCATTGAGAGGGttaagatatccctgtccacatcacagacccatgtttgattctttttctcccatacttagaagaaaaattataaaatttcactTGGTTttcagctttttcatcgcgccattatcacAGAAACGTCTTTATGCGTCAAGattgacgtcatctacaatgcgcccCGCAGtaacgccgcatgtattgatgacttcacgttattgtctagcgcgtgtgagctgtctgacacacccctgtgtaagatagagatatattTTCCCTAGAAACCACGGGATAttcctgtgaagtatgggagaatcAATCAATCTcaaataacaacatatttgAATGACACACACAAAGAAATATGTACTCTTGAGTATAATTATTTCGTTGGTATAAGCAAATCACATAATATTTCACAATAATAACATGAACTTTCCACAATACACATGTGgtattttttactttgtttaATCTTTCAAAACAGTAAAGTGTTATCATTGTGTCATTGAGTCgatatttcaattataaatgttcaattttaatgaacattGGTGTacttatacaaatataaaatttgtttaaagcAGTgtcgttttatttatttgttctttAAAGCGTCTAAAAGACATAGATGTTACAATTTATTTGATCTTGGGATAGTATACAGCGTCTAAAAGACATAGATATAGAATTATCTCAAATCATGAGAGGGAGATCGTGATAGAAACAAAGACTGCGAAGACTACGGTTGATTGCACATAGTGATAAGTCTAGTTCAATCAACCGTGGGCCTATGGGCGATTCACAGCACCATGAATGTAACAATACTCACGGAATTGCGATATTGGATCATATTTCAGAGCATATTACATAAGGTAATAAAACATCATCCAACTGGTAGGGTAGTAGGCAGATAAAGGTGTGACCACCATGTATGGATATCGTGATTAAAAAATGAAAGACTGTCGTTACTTGAAATTGCAATGGGGAGTATTTACCTTTGCTCCAGCTTAATGCAGTGATCTGCTGGACAGGGTAACCATCCTCCGCGAGGTCCACAGCAGGCTGTAGTATCTGGGCTAGACTTAACTAAGGCATATTAATAATTGTTAGTAACAATTCCTAAAATGAATACAGAATTATCAAGGTTTTAACGAGGATTAACTTTTTCGCTATTTTGCGGCACTTTGCTTCGATCGCAAACAATTAATCTGCGAAATGTTGAGAAATGGCTGAATCACATatacctttatagacagatcaCGAAAATATAAAAccgttaaaatatatttttctcctAAAGTCAAAATCGCGAAAAAAATTATCCGCATAAATAGCCGGATATAcggtaaaatatttatattgaaacaCATCAATTATAAGGGAAGAGTATTTTTTCAAAAGACAACTTTCGACTTATTGACATTCGGTAGACAGTTAATTTCTAATTGAGTAGATTTCTGCAAATGCTTCGACTTTTTCACTCTTTAGTCTAGGACGGTGTTGTCTGGGCTATGCTCAAATGAGGCATATTACTTAGCATATATGAAACATATCAAATCTCTTTGCATTATAGTTAACCAAAATACTAAATATAGTTAGTTCACAACATCTTTTCTTTGTCGATTCTACAGACTTAATCAGCATTGTTAACTTAGatacatataaattaatatGTTGGATTTTGTTCTTTGAAAcgtatgtatacaatgtagctGAGGCTTGTTATAGGCGAAAGAACGACAGCCAAATTCTGATCATATGACGTGACAATATTAAAACGTAAAGTTTACTCAGTAATTTCTGATTTAATTTCGAATGTTTATCACAGCGAGACAACCTTCGAGAATAAATTGCTATGCGCGACCTATTCAGATGTTCGAAAATAACACATGTAATAATACGATATATTCGACAAGTGAGAGATCTTATTATATTCATGACATATTTCTCAAGTTTTTATGAAGACCCTTGCATCGAGATTCTGATTTGATTTATAAACGGTAATTTTGATACTTGTAGGTAAAAATAGGCAATAATAAGATAAGTAATATTTATACCTTAAATAAATCATCGAACCACCGTTAAAAGATATAGAAGTAGGTGAAAAGATATTTCAACTTCTAAtgattattaaatatatatattcaatttgcATTGATAGGATTaagatcaatatatattttagcttTATtgatatacgtatatatattaaaaaaaacacacacaacaatAAACAGTTTTACTTCTCCCAAGCGCTTTCAAGGCTATTGCCGTTCTTAAGGAGATCCAAATTGTTTTTCAccaaacatacacgcaacacatcgaaTACACGGGAATTAAATGATactcaattcaattcaaaatattttattgagcATTGGTGTTGTTGGGAGGATACGCAATCAACCAACCaaatttatattgtaataaaataatataccattcaatatataattattattaatttttgcttttaatgaagactttgGAGTGGTGACCTACCTTACCACTACCAAATCGGTCAACCGTGTCAACCCATGCTGCTGCAGCGCCTGGAACCGTCACGGCGTGACCATGTTGGACGGGAAAAGGATTTGTAGCATTGTAGCCCTGCTTGTTTAGAAGGTCAAGGGTCAAACCAGCAGGAGCACGGCCACTGCAATAATGCATGTGCGTTAAATGTCttttgtattgaaaataaaGTTTTGTTACTATTTGCACTGTATATAATTATGCACATTTTCTGATGAACCGTAAGATTCAAAGAAATTAACAATTGAATTGagttgaaagaaaaataaattgaattgtaTTGAATGAATCGGGTCATACACGTAACGGAATCTATATTTAGAAATTGATTTAATAGACGAGGAAAGTTTCCTAAAACTAATTAGACAGTTATTCGTAATCTatataacaattacaaaataaCTGTTGCACACTGTAGCAATcgacatttatttattatccaTTAGCACAATGTTGGGAATCGAATATTGGCAAATGGAAATTTACTTGATGTTTAAATTGGAAAAGATCCAGGAAACTGGGTCATAACATTCTCATGCtattaactattattttcataaaaagaaacaaaacacaaaaaataacacaatagaAAATGTTCCAAAAGTAAATGCCAAGGAATCAAAGCCATATTACATTCTTTTTGATAAATATGCCTTCCAATAAATTACACACCTTGTTGTACAGCACAGCACATATGTTATTTAATGTAATTTATCCTGAAACCAGCATTTGCCTGTCGGAATACACCTACCATATATAGTTTTGCTGTATTCAGCACCGACGGAAAACAGAAGTTTCAATTCACGTGTGCTGAAGTTTATTGAATACTGTAATACAAACATGATGAAAAATGTAACGCtactatatatgaaaaaaaaatcatatgcaTTTTTGGTGATGTTGCGCCAGAGGCTCACCATTTTTTGGGGTTTTTCCCCTCGCCAAAACACAGcttatattttaagacactGAGCATGTGTTCTTTATTTATTGGATTCCATAAACATTTAACAAGAATAGATACCTCCCGTTAAGAGCATGAACCTTCTTGGTTTTTGCGTCATAGAAGAGACAGAACGCATCGCCGCCAATACCCGTAGAACATGGCTCGGTGACGTTCAGTGCTGCTGCCATGGCAACCGCCGCATCGGCAGCATTTCCGCCAGCTTTGAGGATATCTGTCGAGGGAAAATGGTGTAAGCGTTGTATTAATATACAGTAAGGTTTGATCAATCATTTAAAAAGAATATCAATGAAAGGACTTGTGGTAATTTGTCGCATCAAATGTGTTCGGCAACAGCGGCAAGGAGACAACACGAAATTAGGCAATTAACTcgatcaatgtttttttttaatttacttgtATACTTAATGTATGGGTTATAGCATGAACGTTTTATTCTGTCTTTATTTGACTTATtacaatgaaattattattCATATGGCGTATAGCCGGAtattttcgcggggatgatATTATCGCGATTTCGCAGGACATTACTatgattgtgaaaatttgatccgcaaaatgatgaaaaatgtttgaaaaatatttaaccTTAAATCCGTATCGCAAAAATTTTGGTTCGCGAAAATATCCGGCTAAACGgtaacatacactgtatatatacgaTGTGTATgaatgaataatttatttttatcagcAAATGAAAAGACTTCAGTAGCGTACTTTTTCGCCTTATGCTCTCTCTACATTAGTCCGAATGATTCTGACTATCTATCCGCTTTTTATACACTGACGTGGGCGGATGATAGTCAGCAGTCCGTGCTCTTTCAAAACGCCAAAAGTCAGCGACCCTCACCAGGGTCGCtagtttttcaatgttttctcttttcaggtttcatgtgattttttgaCAATTGCATAGTTCGatagaaaaattatttttacactaCCTTGACATgatgaaaaaaagtaaattatatcTCTCAGCGTGCAACTTGTGGTATTTCTTTGAGACTTCTCAAATTTCCCGGCTAGATCGTCCATATTGGTTGAAGTTATCACGTGATTAAAATCTCGCCGGAAGTCAAGGGAAGCCAAGCCGTTGATTTTTATCCTTCATTTTCTGACGTCACTCAAATTCTCGCGAGATTGGTT from Argopecten irradians isolate NY chromosome 5, Ai_NY, whole genome shotgun sequence includes:
- the LOC138323981 gene encoding glutathione hydrolase-like YwrD proenzyme; this translates as MSDFQCNSRRSAVVCRNGCVASSQPLASQAGIDILKAGGNAADAAVAMAAALNVTEPCSTGIGGDAFCLFYDAKTKKVHALNGSGRAPAGLTLDLLNKQGYNATNPFPVQHGHAVTVPGAAAAWVDTVDRFGSGKLSLAQILQPAVDLAEDGYPVQQITALSWSKGAPTLLTPKNKHGGDLLIEGKAPVYGQVIRLPHLAQTFRELGRLGKKGFYEGRIAKAIVDAVETFGGVMTMDDLKSHVTTYEDPISTDYRGYRVWEIPPNGHGMAALIALNVLEAYDLKKLEANSAEYLHLVIEALKLGFADTTWYCADPSKVDIPLSTLLSKEYATKRRQLIQNNSAMKNVSKGNLNIGPDTVYFTTADSQGNSCSFINSNFMGFGSAIVPEGCGFTLQNRGSGFSLEPSHPNVIAPNKRPYHTIIPAMVTDSKTGDLVMSYGVMGGFMQPQGHVQVLLNMLEFGMNPQQALDQPRICIGGGYGYDESYVSVEDGISDETIKGLRDKGHSMRGPLVGSDRSLFGRGQAITSGNFWDNSDGALPSNGRIYWCGSDPRADGMAIGY